The proteins below are encoded in one region of Vulpes lagopus strain Blue_001 chromosome 10, ASM1834538v1, whole genome shotgun sequence:
- the LOC121500478 gene encoding olfactory receptor 8B12-like, whose protein sequence is MAADNASSVTEFILAGLTDEPELQMPLFFLFLGFYVVTVVGNLGLITLIGLNSHLHIPMYFFLLNLSFIDFSYSTTLTPKMLMGFVSKRNIISYAGCMTQFFFFCFFVFSESYILSAMAYDRYVAICKPLLYTVTMSPQACVLLMLAVYGMGVFGAVTHMGNIMFITFCADNLVNHYMCDIIPLLELSCNSSYINMLVVFIVVTIGIGVPIVTIFISYGFILSSILHISSTEGRSKAFSTCSSHIIVVSLFFGSGAFMYLKPPSILPLDQGKVSSIFYTAVVPMFNPLIYSLRNKDVKIALKKTLGRKLFS, encoded by the coding sequence ATGGCTGCAGATAACGCCTCCTCTGTGACAGAGTTTATCCTGGCAGGCTTAACAGATGAGCCAGAACTCCAGATGCCCCTCTTCTTCCTGTTCCTAGGTTTTTATGTGGTCACCGTGGTGGGGAACCTGGGCCTCATAACCCTGATTGGGCTGAATTCTCACCTTCATAttcccatgtacttcttcctcctCAACTTGTCCTTCATAGATTTTAGTTATTCCACTACTCTCACTCCTAAAATGCTAATGGGTTTTGTCTCAAAGAGAAACATCATTTCCTATGCAGGGTGTATgactcagttttttttcttctgcttctttgtcttttctgaaTCCTATATCTTGTCAGCGATGGCATATGACCGCTATGTTGCCATCTGTAAACCACTGCTGTACACGGTCACCATGTCTCCTCAGGCGTGTGTACTCCTCATGTTGGCTGTTTATGGGATGGGGGTATTTGGGGCTGTGACCCATATGGGAAACATCATGTTTATAACCTTTTGTGCTGACAACCTTGTCAATCACTATATGTGTGATATCATTCCCCTCCTTGAGCTCTCCTGCAACAGCTCTTACATAAATATGCTGGTGGTCTTCATTGTTGTGACCATTGGCATTGGGGTGCCTATTGTGACCATTTTCATCTCTTATGGTTTCATTCTTTCTAGTATTCTCCACATTAGTTCGACCGAGGGCAGATCCAAAGCCTTCAGTACCTGCAGTTCCCATATAATTGTGGTATCTCTTTTCTTTGGATCAGGAGCTTTTATGTACCTCAAACCACCTTCTATTTTACCCCTTGACCAGGGGAAAGTGTCTTCCATATTCTATACTGCTGTGGTACCCATGTTCAACCCGCTGATTTATAGTCTGAGGAATAAGGATGTCAAAATTGCTCTGAAGAAAACATTAGGCAGAAAACTCTTCTCTTGA